In Nonomuraea muscovyensis, one genomic interval encodes:
- a CDS encoding HXXEE domain-containing protein, with amino-acid sequence MTKRPEPYSATIMAILAVAFCTWALLTLPVQGAVILVVASVLGWSGWMAFSYARPVKSRKVIAVYLCAVGFQLIHMAEEYTGGFPHEIVELFDSPRDWPEKEFLLVFVFGFGALYFFAGAGALYRVRVANFFLWWYALGAGLLNGIAHFVFPILKGGYFPGLYTAGGHFIMSGLLIYFLIKENRLLKAEEQQVQPAVR; translated from the coding sequence ATGACCAAACGACCTGAACCCTATTCGGCGACCATCATGGCGATCCTGGCCGTCGCTTTCTGCACCTGGGCACTGCTCACCCTCCCCGTACAGGGCGCCGTCATCCTCGTGGTGGCCAGCGTGCTGGGCTGGAGCGGGTGGATGGCCTTCAGCTATGCCCGCCCGGTGAAGTCCAGGAAGGTGATCGCCGTCTACCTGTGCGCGGTGGGTTTCCAGCTCATCCACATGGCCGAGGAGTACACCGGCGGCTTCCCCCACGAGATCGTCGAGTTGTTCGACTCGCCACGTGACTGGCCGGAGAAGGAGTTCCTGCTCGTCTTCGTCTTCGGCTTCGGCGCGCTCTACTTCTTCGCCGGAGCGGGCGCGCTCTACCGCGTCCGCGTGGCCAACTTCTTCCTGTGGTGGTACGCCCTGGGCGCGGGCCTGCTCAACGGTATCGCCCACTTCGTCTTCCCGATCCTCAAGGGCGGCTACTTCCCCGGCCTGTACACCGCCGGCGGCCACTTCATCATGAGCGGGCTGCTCATCTACTTCCTCATCAAGGAGAACCGCCTGCTCAAGGCGGAGGAGCAGCAGGTTCAGCCGGCGGTCAGGTAG
- a CDS encoding SDR family oxidoreductase, with translation MPKTVLVTGASTGIGRATALLLAREGFTVHAGVRKDADGEALGPTVTPIILDVTDACRIAEAAERIGHLDALVNNAGIGVTGPLEFVPLDVLRRQYEVNVFGQVAVTQAMLPMLRSSKGRVVTVGSVGSWITLPFGGPLCSSKHAIRSLNDALRMELKPYGVAAVLIEPGSIHTDAVDKLEDEVEPRLASLGEEGRRLYGAAYRTMVTSGLKEERSGSSPDVVARAVLHALTARKPRSRYPVGKKSRLMSTLGRIVPQYTLDRLRLRALGLS, from the coding sequence ATGCCGAAGACAGTGCTGGTCACCGGTGCCTCCACCGGAATCGGCCGGGCCACCGCGCTGCTTCTGGCACGCGAGGGCTTCACCGTCCACGCCGGAGTGCGCAAGGACGCCGACGGCGAGGCACTCGGGCCCACCGTCACCCCGATCATTCTCGATGTCACCGACGCCTGCCGGATCGCCGAGGCCGCCGAGCGGATCGGCCACCTCGACGCCCTGGTCAACAACGCCGGCATCGGCGTCACCGGACCGCTGGAGTTCGTCCCGCTGGACGTGCTGCGCCGGCAGTACGAGGTCAACGTCTTCGGCCAGGTGGCCGTCACCCAGGCCATGCTGCCGATGCTGCGCTCCTCGAAGGGCCGCGTCGTCACCGTCGGCTCGGTGGGCAGCTGGATCACCCTGCCCTTCGGCGGCCCGCTGTGCTCCTCCAAGCACGCCATCCGCTCGCTGAATGACGCCCTGCGCATGGAGCTCAAGCCGTACGGCGTGGCCGCCGTCCTCATCGAACCCGGCTCGATCCACACCGACGCCGTCGACAAGCTGGAAGACGAGGTCGAACCCCGCCTGGCCTCCCTCGGGGAGGAGGGCAGGCGCCTGTACGGCGCCGCCTACCGGACCATGGTCACCAGCGGGCTCAAGGAGGAGCGCTCCGGCTCCAGCCCGGACGTGGTCGCCCGCGCCGTCCTGCACGCCCTGACCGCACGCAAGCCCCGCTCCCGCTACCCCGTCGGCAAGAAATCCAGGCTGATGAGCACGCTCGGCCGCATCGTCCCCCAGTACACCCTCGACCGCCTGCGCCTGCGCGCGCTCGGCCTGTCCTGA